A portion of the Hoplias malabaricus isolate fHopMal1 chromosome 1, fHopMal1.hap1, whole genome shotgun sequence genome contains these proteins:
- the ndnfl gene encoding protein NDNF, producing MIVSMATVMMSLLVSIAPPLSALLPDNDVHLRPNTWLTDHTPTPVHLHAGRTRRIYFTLQKKTLFLALRVSPCSGSIKWRLTARSLKDNPNPHNHWSSKKSFPEVWWRGSGKETLIHSYSGSTVDTYEGPAYGPASIYILWLKSPEQDAQVEVYLHEGLGSSGSFPELPPDPRVHTLGVGMTSVTLNWTPSPSLTQTPKHSKKHNYEYCVTVNRKHNFSSLCSARQAAREERGSGRKAKKGGTAVPLKAWWGQQWDVFGDRGSSAVIQANFEDPGCVCREVDSVCTVSDLLPDTLYFFDVFVMDRENGTSAAYTGTFTHTHSEARGVATPLRDGQVQWVTMSSGSEGQRRFSFRPRGGQQKGLLTLHSCNTTKAKVTVSTRGQLLSSQEVGEQLVQIWLQGGPSYLIYLQVPDAPSPSKLDTKVCVKMQASSAFHRQGAPLLPITLQLKSFNKLRSCSSVTLAWMGTEERSLYCLYQRQIPDRLDKESKPQGTDHCLGPESRPASERVLCKYFQELDPRRAVTTAVVEGLNPGSVYLFDIYLMRRWGLPLKYQSKMIRTRGQC from the exons ACCTGTACACTTGCATGCAGGACGCACACGCAG GATCTATTTCACTCTGCAGAAGAAGACATTGTTCCTGGCATTGAGAGTGAGTCCATGTTCTGGATCAATCAAATGGAGACTTACTGCTCGCTCACTAAAGGACAACCCAAACCCACACAATCACT GGAGCTCCAAGAAGAGTTTTCCAGAGGTGTGGTGGAGAGGTTCTGGGAAGGAGACATTAATCCACAGTTACTCTGGCTCCACAGTGGACACTTACGAGGGTCCTGCTTACGGTCCAGCATCCATCTACATCCTATGGCTCAAATCCCCAGAGCAGGATGCGCAGGTGGAGGTTTATCTTCATGAAGGGCTTGGATCCTCTGGAAGTTTCCCTGAGCTGCCCCCTGACCCCCGGGTCCACACTCTAGGGGTGGGCATGACCAGCGTCACACTGAATTGGACCCCCAGTCCGTCCTTGACCCAAACACCAAAACACAGCAAGAAACACAACTACGAGTACTGTGTCACCGTTAACCGCAAACACAACTTCAGCAGCCTCTGCTCCGCCCGGCAGGCAGCAAGGGAGGAGCGAGGGAGTGGGAGAAAGGCAAAGAAAGGGGGCACTGCTGTTCCACTGAAGGCATGGTGGGGGCAGCAGTGGGATGTGTTTGGGGACCGTGGCTCATCGGCGGTAATCCAGGCAAACTTTGAGGATCCAGGTTGTGTTTGTAGAGAAGTGGACAGTGTTTGTACCGTGTCTGACCTCTTGCCGGACACTCTGTACTTCTTTGACGTGTTTGTGATGGACAGAGAGAATGGGACGAGCGCTGCCTACACAGGGACTTTCACCCACACTCACTCCGAGGCCCGAGGGGTCGCAACTCCGCTGAGGGACGGCCAGGTGCAGTGGGTCACCATGAGCTCGGGGTCAGAGGGTCAGAGACGATTTAGTTTTCGACCTCGCGGCGGGCAGCAGAAAGGCCTGCTGACCCTCCACAGTTGCAACACCACCAAGGCGAAAGTGACCGTGTCCACCAGGGGACAGCTGCTCTCCTCACAGGAAGTGGGTGAGCAGCTGGTTCAGATATGGCTCCAGGGTGGCCCTTCATACCTCATctatctccaggtccctgacgCCCCATCCCCATCCAAGCTGGACACAAAAGTGTGTGTTAAAATGCAGGCATCCTCAGCTTTCCACCGACAGGGGGCACCACTGCTGCCCATCACTCTGCAGTTAAAGTCCTTCAACAAATTGCGCAGCTGCAGCTCAGTGACCCTTGCGTGGATGGGCACAGAAGAACGCAGTCTTTATTGTTTATATCAGCGGCAGATCCCAGACAGGCTGGACAAAGAGAGTAAGCCCCAGGGGACTGACCACTGTCTGGGGCCGGAGTCGCGGCCAGCATCCGAGAGGGTcctctgtaaatattttcagGAGCTGGACCCACGGCGCGCAGTCACCACGGCAGTCGTCGAGGGTTTAAACCCTGGCAGCGTGTACCTATTTGATATTTATCTGATGAGACGCTGGGGGCTGCCCCTGAAGTACCAGAGCAAAATGATCCGCACCAGGGGGCAGTGCTGA